The Panicum hallii strain FIL2 chromosome 9, PHallii_v3.1, whole genome shotgun sequence genome has a window encoding:
- the LOC112877830 gene encoding 7-methylguanosine phosphate-specific 5'-nucleotidase isoform X2 yields the protein MRPMMSPPLLSPFPCPLLRFLCLYHAPRRRNPTAARIPPHTFRRRPLLLLPAAMSSSASTTAPDSVVADPSALARKVAAIRAAGLAKLQVIADFDGTLTRYWYEGARGQSSHGLLRQGNEEYDAKRVALYEHYHPIEICPDIPLPEKAKLMEEWWEKTHGLLIEGGLTYEDIKKSVSDAAIAFRDGVVELFEYLEERDIPVLVFSAGLADIIEEVFRQKLHRSFKNIKVVSNRMVFNEEGRLVAFKGKTIHVLNKNEHALDMAAPVHDNLGDPNGSIDDYSLVKKRTNVLLLGDHIGMQTSRNP from the exons ATGCGGCCCATGATGAGCCCACCCCTGCTCTCGCCGTTCCCGTGCCCTCTCCTCCGCTTCCTCTGCCTCTACcacgcccctcgccgccggaaCCCTACCGCCGCGCGGATCCCTCCTCATACTTTCCGCCGCCgtcccctgctcctcctcccggcCGCCAtgtcctcctccgcctccaccacTGCCCCCGACTCCGTCGTCGCGGACCCCAGTGCGCTTGCTCGCAAGGTAGCCGCCATCCGCGCCGCCGGACTCGCCAAGCTCCAG GTCATCGCCGACTTCGACGGAACGCTCACGCGGTACTGGTACGAAGGCGCCCGCGGGCAGA GTAGCCATGGACTGCTGAGGCAAGGGAACGAGGAGTACGACGCCAAGAGGGTGGCGCTGTACGAGCACTACCACCCCATCGAGATCTGCCCTGACATTCCACTCCCGGAGAAGGCCAAGCTCATGGAGGAATG GTGGGAGAAGACTCATGGTCTCCTTATTGAAGGTGGTCTTACATATGAAGATATTAAAAAGTCTGTGTCTGATGCTGCAATTGCTTTCAGAGATGGTGTGGTGGAGCTCTTTGAGTACTTGGAG GAGAGAGATATTCCAGTGCTGGTATTTTCTGCCGGACTTGCAGATATAATTGAAGAG GTCTTCAGGCAGAAATTACATAGATCATTCAAGAATATTAAGGTTGTCTCCAACAGGATGGTTTTTAACGAAGAAGGTCGGCTTGTAGCATTTAAAG GTAAAACAATTCACGTCCTAAACAAAAATGAGCATGCCTTGGACATGGCAGCTCCAGTCCATGACAATCTGGGGGATCCAAATGGATCTATTGATGACTATTCATTGGTGAAGAAAAGGACCAATGTGCTGCTACTTGGTGATCACATAG GAATGCAAACATCGAGAAATCCCTGA
- the LOC112872724 gene encoding umecyanin-like yields the protein MRMGTLLGAALATLLAAFLLAAAAEDHVVGGAAWRIPTSPGLYRAWADNRTTYVGDSLVFRFETGFYDVVQVGRREFDECTADDPYQLYRTGPAVIHLDSKGVRYYVCTVGNYCSLGVKMYVVVEPR from the exons ATGAGGATGGGGACGCTGCTCGGCGCGGCCCTGGCCACGCTCCTGGCCGCCTTCCTCCTCGCGGCGGCCGCCGAGGACCACGTCGTcgggggcgcggcgtggcgcatCCCGACGAGCCCCGGGCTGTACCGCGCCTGGGCGGACAACAGGACCACCTACGTCGGCGACAGCCTCG TGTTCAGGTTCGAGACGGGGTTCTACGACGTGGTGCAGGTGGGGCGGAGGGAGTTCGACGAGTGCACCGCCGACGACCCCTATCAGCTCTACCGCACCGGGCCCGCCGTCATCCACCTCGACTCCAAGGGCGTGCGCTACTACGTGTGCACCGTCGGCAACTACTGCTCCCTCGGCGTCAAGATGTACGTCGTCGTCGAGCCACGCTAG
- the LOC112877719 gene encoding uncharacterized protein LOC112877719 yields MGGLRSRILRTLQSFPNAAAQSNILLALPPGAGPSRDPSAASCGHLQEPAPQEQVPADEAGAAAHEVPGGGGDDDGDKENVSPGVTPRKAKKMKFSSDHHDVSAAGPGEPAGAGCYRRPDLASVTLFDPDLLAAFRRAVDAYVQALQVSKRRDDIDDGDEGDGVPGGGEGGGGEAAGVADPLEAFEQRCPPGGERVVVLYTTSLRGVRKTFEDCARVRRLLEGLRVAFLERDVSMHAPYREELRALLCGAAAADQAPAFPVPPRLFVDGRYLGGADEVVALHERSQLRPVLRRAPRRGAGDGPCAVCGGAWFVVCGGCSGSHWLHDAAGATATAAAGRVPCSACNENGLVPCPLCS; encoded by the coding sequence ATGGGAGGGCTCAGATCGAGGATCCTCAGGACCTTGCAGTCCTTCCCCAACGCCGCCGCGCAGTCCAATATCCTCCTCGCGCTCCCTCCTGGTGCCGGCCCCTCGCGGGATCCGTCGGCGGCGTCGTGCGGCCACCTCCAGGAACCGGCGCCGCAGGAGCAGGTGCCGGCAGATGAAGCAGGGGCAGCTGCGCACGAGGTgcccggcggcggtggcgatgACGACGGCGACAAGGAGAACGTCTCGCCGGGGGTCACCCCGCGCAAGGCCAAGAAGATGAAGTTCAGCTCGGACCACCACGACGTGAGCGCAGCGGGTCCTGGGgagcccgccggcgccggctgcTACCGCCGGCCGGACCTCGCCTCGGTGACGCTCTTCGACCCGGACCTGCTCGCGGCATTCCGCCGCGCCGTCGACGCCTACGTGCAGGCCCTCCAGGTGTCCAAACGCCGCGACGACATCGACGATGGCGACGAGGGTGACGGCGTgccgggcggcggcgaaggaggagggggagaggcAGCGGGCGTCGCGGACCCCCTGGAGGCGTTCGAGCAGCGGTGCCCGCCAGGTGGCGAGCGCGTGGTGGTGCTCTACACGACGTCGCTCCGCGGCGTGCGCAAGACGTTCGAGGACTGCGCCCGCGTGCGCCGCCTGCTCGAGGGCCTCCGCGTCGCCTTCCTGGAGCGCGACGTCTCCATGCACGCGCCCTACCGGGAGGAGCTCCGGGCTCTGCtctgcggcgccgccgccgccgatcaaGCCCCCGCCTTCCCCGTGCCTCCGCGGCTGTTCGTCGACGGGCGGTACCTCGGCGGCGCCGACGAGGTGGTGGCGCTGCACGAGCGCTCCCAGCTCCGGCCCGTGCTCcggcgcgcgccacggcgcggcgcgggggacGGCCCGTGCGCGGTCTGCGGCGGCGCCTGGTTCGTGGTGTGCGGCGGGTGCAGCGGCAGTCATTGGCTCCATGacgccgccggcgccaccgccactgccgccgccggccgcgtgcCGTGCTCCGCGTGCAACGAGAACGGCCTCGTGCCCTGCCCTCTCTGCAGCTAG
- the LOC112872722 gene encoding putative cyclin-dependent kinase F-2, with translation MERPAARASAAGASRKRRRVSVGSTEHYEELSRLGEGSFGAVVKARHRVTGQAVAIKRLTLADADGGLAEDPMREASFHEACGDSPYIVGFHGVVRDPATSRLCLVMECAGGPSLHDYLHQRRRDPKLPEGTVRTVMWQLLTAAKKMHGSRIIHRDIKPQNILVAGDHSAVKICDFGLAMSMSDAPPYEQAGTLFYKAPEMLLDMPVYGAAVDAWSLGCVMAEIISGRPLFQGCYEDGQLCAIFDVLGVPDDKTWPVFSSTAFATTLLPELDVHQNNYLRELFPEATLSKEGFEVLNGLLTCNPDERLTADAALEHMWFAKVDPLELPRKDEVASALLGKKKLLMVPAACAKRRKLQCV, from the coding sequence ATGgagcgccccgccgcccgcgcctccgccgcaGGAGCGAGCCGCAAGAGGAGGCGCGTCTCCGTGGGCAGCACCGAGCACTACGAGGAGCTGTCCCGCCTCGGCGAGGGCAGCTTCGGCGCGGTCGTCAAGGCGCGCCACCGCGTCACGGGCCAGGCCGTCGCCATCAAGCGCCTCACCCTGGCCGACGCCGACGGCGGCCTCGCGGAGGACCCGATGCGCGAGGCGAGCTTCCACGAGGCATGCGGCGACAGCCCGTACATCGTCGGCTTCCACGGCGTCGTCCGCGACCCGGCCACGTCGCGCCTCTGCCTCGTCATGGAGTGCGCCGGCGGACCGAGCCTCCACGACTACctccaccagcgccgccgcgacCCGAAGCTCCCGGAGGGCACGGTGCGCACCGTCATGTGGCAGCTGCTGACGGCCGCCAAGAAGATGCACGGCAGCCGCATCATCCACCGCGATATTAAGCCCCAGAAtatcctcgtcgccggcgatcACAGCGCCGTCAAGATCTGCGACTTCGGGCTCGCCATGTCCATGTCCGACGCGCCGCCGTACGAGCAGGCGGGCACGCTCTTCTACAAGGCGCCCGAGATGCTGCTGGACATGCCCGTCTACGGCGCGGCGGTCGACGCCTGGTCCCTGGGATGCGTCATGGCGGAGATCATCAGCGGGAGGCCGCTGTTCCAGGGCTGCTACGAGGACGGGCAGCTCTGCGCCATCTTCGACGTGCTCGGTGTGCCAGACGACAAGACATGGCCGGTGTTCTCCTCCACGGCTTTCGCCACCACCTTGCTGCCGGAACTGGACGTGCATCAGAACAACTATCTGCGCGAGCTGTTCCCTGAGGCGACGCTGTCCAAGGAAGGATTCGAGGTCCTCAACGGCCTCCTCACGTGCAACCCCGACGAGCGGCTCACGGCGGACGCCGCGCTCGAGCACATGTGGTTTGCCAAGGTGGACCCACTGGAGCTTCCAAGGAAAGATGAGGTGGCATCGGCATTGCTCGGGAAGAAGAAGCTGCTGATGGTTCCTGCGGCTTGTGCGAAGAGACGAAAGCTGCAGTGTGTGTAA
- the LOC112877830 gene encoding 7-methylguanosine phosphate-specific 5'-nucleotidase isoform X1, with protein MRPMMSPPLLSPFPCPLLRFLCLYHAPRRRNPTAARIPPHTFRRRPLLLLPAAMSSSASTTAPDSVVADPSALARKVAAIRAAGLAKLQVIADFDGTLTRYWYEGARGQSSHGLLRQGNEEYDAKRVALYEHYHPIEICPDIPLPEKAKLMEEWWEKTHGLLIEGGLTYEDIKKSVSDAAIAFRDGVVELFEYLEERDIPVLVFSAGLADIIEEVFRQKLHRSFKNIKVVSNRMVFNEEGRLVAFKGKTIHVLNKNEHALDMAAPVHDNLGDPNGSIDDYSLVKKRTNVLLLGDHIGDLGMSDGLNYENRIAVGFLNANIEKSLKDYSKAFDIVYLNDAPMRGVVELVSELCP; from the exons ATGCGGCCCATGATGAGCCCACCCCTGCTCTCGCCGTTCCCGTGCCCTCTCCTCCGCTTCCTCTGCCTCTACcacgcccctcgccgccggaaCCCTACCGCCGCGCGGATCCCTCCTCATACTTTCCGCCGCCgtcccctgctcctcctcccggcCGCCAtgtcctcctccgcctccaccacTGCCCCCGACTCCGTCGTCGCGGACCCCAGTGCGCTTGCTCGCAAGGTAGCCGCCATCCGCGCCGCCGGACTCGCCAAGCTCCAG GTCATCGCCGACTTCGACGGAACGCTCACGCGGTACTGGTACGAAGGCGCCCGCGGGCAGA GTAGCCATGGACTGCTGAGGCAAGGGAACGAGGAGTACGACGCCAAGAGGGTGGCGCTGTACGAGCACTACCACCCCATCGAGATCTGCCCTGACATTCCACTCCCGGAGAAGGCCAAGCTCATGGAGGAATG GTGGGAGAAGACTCATGGTCTCCTTATTGAAGGTGGTCTTACATATGAAGATATTAAAAAGTCTGTGTCTGATGCTGCAATTGCTTTCAGAGATGGTGTGGTGGAGCTCTTTGAGTACTTGGAG GAGAGAGATATTCCAGTGCTGGTATTTTCTGCCGGACTTGCAGATATAATTGAAGAG GTCTTCAGGCAGAAATTACATAGATCATTCAAGAATATTAAGGTTGTCTCCAACAGGATGGTTTTTAACGAAGAAGGTCGGCTTGTAGCATTTAAAG GTAAAACAATTCACGTCCTAAACAAAAATGAGCATGCCTTGGACATGGCAGCTCCAGTCCATGACAATCTGGGGGATCCAAATGGATCTATTGATGACTATTCATTGGTGAAGAAAAGGACCAATGTGCTGCTACTTGGTGATCACATAGGTGACTTGGGGATGTCTGATGGTTTAAACTATGAAAACAGGATTGCTGTTGGATTCCT GAATGCAAACATCGAGAAATCCCTGAAGGATTACTCCAAAGCATTTGACATTGTGTATCTG AATGATGCTCCAATGAGGGGAGTTGTTGAGCTCGTTTCCGAATTATGTCCTTGA
- the LOC112874421 gene encoding methyl-CpG-binding domain-containing protein 11-like isoform X2, with amino-acid sequence MESWRDFGQPHVHTKEELAPIRGGKFEVIFVSPTGEEIKSKRQLTQYLKAHPGGPASSEFDWGTSDTPRRSARLSEKVKPTESPEGEKTPKRGRSSSKRGKKEKKEDAEDANETVDRGTLEGTDVEMKDAENTVEENKEEVPSADVADKTEGGEEKKEEASGADAPEKTEQGAKGQEQANNVATPESENKSDAKPAESKVAPPAPVVEEEKKEAKTENTLAAEPAVPPAAESAVPLAASSEGEKKEDGGVIEPVAPPVAETKADAPPAEAAKEAENSGQANVAPQEPSAANCDSKGQIQPGASAVRCT; translated from the exons ATGGAGTCCTGGAGGGATTTCGGACAACCACACGTCCACACAAAGGAGGAG CTTGCCCCAATTAGAGGCGGAAAGTTTGAGGTTATTTTTGTTTCCCCAACTGGTGAGGAGATCAAGAGCAAGAGACAGCTGACCCAGTACCTGAAAGCTCATCCTGGAGGCCCTGCATCTTCGGAGTTTGATTGGGGAACCA GTGATACTCCCAGACGGTCAGCACGCTTAAGTGAGAAGGTCAAGCCAACCGAGAGCCCAGAAGGTGAGAAGACCCCTAAACGCGGAAGATCAAGCTCTAAGAGGggcaaaaaggagaaaaaagaaGATGCAGAGGATGCCAATGAAACTGTAGACCGTGGCACTTTGGAAGGCACTGATGTGGAGATGAAGGATGCTGAAAACACTGTAGAAGAGAATAAAGAGGAGGTCCCCAGTGCAGATGTTGCAGATAAGACTGAAGGAGgtgaagagaagaaagaggaggcCTCTGGTGCAGATGCCCCAGAGAAGACTGAACAAGGCGCCAAAGGCCAAGAGCAGGCTAACAATGTCGCTACCCCAGAATCAGAGAACAAATCAGATGCAAAACCAGCTGAATCTAAAGTAGCTCCACCGGCACCTGTAGTAgaggaagagaagaaagaggcgaAAACCGAGAACACCCTGGCAGCTGAACCTGCGGTGCCTCCAGCAGCTGAATCCGCGGTGCCTCTGGCAGCATCTTCAGAgggagagaagaaagaggatGGTGGCGTGATAGAACCCGTGGCACCACCTGTGGCTGAAACAAAGGCAGATGCTCCTCCAGCAGAGGCAGCAAAGGAGGCTGAGAATTCGGGCCAGGCGAATGTCGCCCCCCAAGAACCCTCGGCAGCGAACTGCGACAGCAAGGGGCAGATCCAACCAGGCGCCTCCGCTGTGAGGTGCACATAA
- the LOC112874873 gene encoding putative RING-H2 finger protein ATL69: protein MGLDAATAAEVAAVVALAVLIVAIVAASAGACAAGRDAAVHDVELALGADTLVTYEQARVPRLPSAEEKERCALCLSEYAAADELVRVVPACGHFFHAECGVDGWLRKRGTCPLCRGGVRPLPKPECPPLPPRARGNGHGASSVAIMGQSACTLGPLTIVD, encoded by the coding sequence ATGGGCCTCGACGCCGCGACCGCGGCCGAGGTCGCCGCGGTGGTCGCCCTGGCGGTGCTGATCGTGGCCATCGTCGCCGCCTCCGCGGGCGCCTGCGCCGCGGGTCGCGACGCCGCGGTGCACGACGTCGAGCTGGCGCTCGGGGCCGACACGCTAGTGACGTACGAGCAGGCGAGGGTACCGCGGCTGCCGTCGGCGGAGGAGAAAGAGCGCTGCGCGCTCTGCCTGTCGGAGTACGCCGCGGCGGACGAGCTCGTGCGGGTGGTGCCGGCGTGCGGGCACTTCTTCCACGCGGAGTGCGGCGTCGACGGCTGGCTCCGGAAGCGCGGGACGTGCCCGCTCTGCCGCGGTGGCGTCAGGCCGCTGCCGAAACCAGAGTGCCCGCCGTTGCCGCCGCGAGCGCGCGGCAACGGCCACGGTGCGAGCTCCGTCGCCATAATGGGTCAATCTGCTTGCACATTAGGCCCACTTACCATTGTTGATTAG
- the LOC112874872 gene encoding RING-H2 finger protein ATL70-like — MTPDAAFALEIAVVAALVVLIVAIVVASSGACREPAAGAGRARAAAVHDVERALGAGTLVTYDQAKAAGAGKGSGGGTVGESCAICLSDYAGGGELVRVLPACGHFFHAECGVDGWLRKGGTCPYCRAAPWPLPRPECAPMPPRASGPRATVGPL, encoded by the coding sequence ATGACCCCCGACGCCGCCTTCGCGTTGGAGATCGCCGTGGTGGCGGCCTTGGTGGTGCTCATCGTCGCCATCGTCGTAGCCTCCTCGGGCGCCTGCCGCGAGCCTGCCGccggcgcggggcgcgcgcgcgccgccgcggtgcACGACGTCGAGCGCGCCCTCGGGGCAGGCACGCTCGTGACGTACGACCaggcgaaggcggcgggggccgggaaagggagcggcggcgggacggTGGGCGAGAGCTGCGCCATCTGCCTGTCCGACTACGCCGGGGGCGGCGAGCTCGTGCGGGTGCTGCCGGCGTGCGGGCACTTCTTCCACGCGGAGTGCGGCGTCGACGGGTGGCTCCGGAAGGGCGGGACGTGCCCGTACTGCCGCGCCGCGCCATGGCCGCTGCCGAGGCCGGAGTGCGCCCCGATGCCGCCGCGAGCGAGCGGGCCGCGCGCCACGGTCGGCCCTCTGTAG
- the LOC112874421 gene encoding methyl-CpG-binding domain-containing protein 11-like isoform X1, which yields MATGEEHVAAAAAAEQTPEKKEAGVTELPAPSGWTKKLAPIRGGKFEVIFVSPTGEEIKSKRQLTQYLKAHPGGPASSEFDWGTSDTPRRSARLSEKVKPTESPEGEKTPKRGRSSSKRGKKEKKEDAEDANETVDRGTLEGTDVEMKDAENTVEENKEEVPSADVADKTEGGEEKKEEASGADAPEKTEQGAKGQEQANNVATPESENKSDAKPAESKVAPPAPVVEEEKKEAKTENTLAAEPAVPPAAESAVPLAASSEGEKKEDGGVIEPVAPPVAETKADAPPAEAAKEAENSGQANVAPQEPSAANCDSKGQIQPGASAVRCT from the exons ATGGCTACCGGCGAGGAGCACGTggctgcggcggcagcggcggagcagacgccggagaagaaggaggCCGGCGTAACCGAGCTCCCCGCGCCCTCCGGCTGGACGAAGAAG CTTGCCCCAATTAGAGGCGGAAAGTTTGAGGTTATTTTTGTTTCCCCAACTGGTGAGGAGATCAAGAGCAAGAGACAGCTGACCCAGTACCTGAAAGCTCATCCTGGAGGCCCTGCATCTTCGGAGTTTGATTGGGGAACCA GTGATACTCCCAGACGGTCAGCACGCTTAAGTGAGAAGGTCAAGCCAACCGAGAGCCCAGAAGGTGAGAAGACCCCTAAACGCGGAAGATCAAGCTCTAAGAGGggcaaaaaggagaaaaaagaaGATGCAGAGGATGCCAATGAAACTGTAGACCGTGGCACTTTGGAAGGCACTGATGTGGAGATGAAGGATGCTGAAAACACTGTAGAAGAGAATAAAGAGGAGGTCCCCAGTGCAGATGTTGCAGATAAGACTGAAGGAGgtgaagagaagaaagaggaggcCTCTGGTGCAGATGCCCCAGAGAAGACTGAACAAGGCGCCAAAGGCCAAGAGCAGGCTAACAATGTCGCTACCCCAGAATCAGAGAACAAATCAGATGCAAAACCAGCTGAATCTAAAGTAGCTCCACCGGCACCTGTAGTAgaggaagagaagaaagaggcgaAAACCGAGAACACCCTGGCAGCTGAACCTGCGGTGCCTCCAGCAGCTGAATCCGCGGTGCCTCTGGCAGCATCTTCAGAgggagagaagaaagaggatGGTGGCGTGATAGAACCCGTGGCACCACCTGTGGCTGAAACAAAGGCAGATGCTCCTCCAGCAGAGGCAGCAAAGGAGGCTGAGAATTCGGGCCAGGCGAATGTCGCCCCCCAAGAACCCTCGGCAGCGAACTGCGACAGCAAGGGGCAGATCCAACCAGGCGCCTCCGCTGTGAGGTGCACATAA
- the LOC112872723 gene encoding RING-H2 finger protein ATL67-like — protein sequence MTPNAAFALEIAVVAGLVVLIVVIVVASSGACRDPAAGAGRAPAVHDVESALGADTLVTYDQARAAMKGRRASSSPSAEGKDEAPPSCALCLSEYAGGDELVRVVPACGHFFHAECGVDGWLRTRGTCPYCRAVLRPLPWPECPPMAAPRWAGSNG from the coding sequence ATGACCCCTAACGCGGCCTTCGCGCTGGAGATCGCGGTGGTGGCCGGCCTGGTGGTGCtcatcgtcgtcatcgtcgTGGCCTCCTCCGGCGCCTGCCGCgacccggcggccggcgcggggcgCGCCCCCGCGGTGCACGACGTCGAGAGCGCGCTCGGGGCCGACACGCTCGTGACGTACGACCAGGCGAGGGCGGCCATGAAGGGCAGGAGAGCGTCGTCTTCGCCGTCGGCGGAGGGGAAGGACGAGGCGCCGCCGTCCTGCGCCCTCTGCCTGTCGGAGTACGCCGGGGGCGACGAGCTGGTGCGGGTGGTGCCGGCGTGCGGGCACTTCTTCCACGCGGAGTGCGGCGTCGACGGGTGGCTCCGGACGCGCGGGACGTGCCCGTACTGCCGCGCCGTGCTGCGGCCGCTGCCGTGGCCGGAGTGCCCGCCGATGGCGGCGCCACGGTGGGCTGGCAGTAATGGGTGA